In one window of Acanthopagrus latus isolate v.2019 chromosome 15, fAcaLat1.1, whole genome shotgun sequence DNA:
- the fbxo5 gene encoding F-box only protein 5: MFHSKEVTMKCPHYKAAMASNLEKSPASVAGAESRVLHLKASPVKEPNPIKPQCPSVAVTTVLFSLNDNTRAVHNKENSSSREHDGTLDEGFEDSGYLSLHNSQIDDYHGSEEDDHMQEKPTPAAAHQEKTILLKKSPSKCQGRKNSGHPASLVTSSSPAVCHRTRAAAYSLSSTPSDRHNNLPILKFQQAVCEELAKSYKKNKRYDWSIITKVAEDHLLDRVIGGQMGCEYVDMFSSLLSRNMRSILTNILSLLGDMDLISCKKVSRTWRKIICDDTAALNRCQQAEYALRESRSSLRQSAGGLTRDVAVSRVVLSCMQTLASSSTQSSLSSSSSTPSCKVNRRTLPAQKSGTPNSTRFNEYMQAASNLKQHESLRPCRRCGSPATHTTEVQRAKCSRPSCLFDFCTICQESYHGSTPCRVVQPRSHFSSTKTTPIIPGSARSKRSIRRL, encoded by the exons ATGTTCCACTCCAAGGAGGTCACCATGAAATGCCCTCACTACAAGGCTGCCATGGCCAGTAATCTGGAGAAAAGCCCTGCTTCTGTGGCTGGTGCAGAGTCCAGGGTGCTTCACCTCAAAGCTTCCCCTGTAAAAGAGCCCAACCCAATCAAACCCCAGTGTCCGTCGGTAGCGGTGACCACGGTGTTGTTTTCTCTCAATGACAACACCAGAGCGGTGCACAACAAGGAAAACAGCTCCAGCAGGGAGCATGATGGGACTCTGGATGAAGGGTTTGAGGACAGCGGCTATCTTTCTCTGCACAACAGTCAGATTGATGATTACCACGGAAGTGAAGAGGATGACCACATGCAGGAAAAACccacacctgctgctgcacatcaaGAAAAGACAATATTACTAAAGAAATCTCCCTCTAAATGTCAAGGGAGGAAGAACTCAGGCCATCCAGCGTCTCTGGTgacatcttcctctcctgcgGTTTGTCATAGGACGAGAGCAGCAGCATACTCGCTGTCATCCACCCCATCGGATCGTCACAACAACCTGCCGATACTGAAGTTCCAGCAGGCTGTGTGTGAAGAGCTTGCAAAGAGCTATAAGAAGAATAAGAG GTATGACTGGAGCATCATCACAAAGGTAGCAGAGGATCATCTGTTGGATCGGGTGATTGGAGGCCAGATGGGCTGCGAATACGTCGACATGTTTTCATCTCTCCTGTCCAGGAACATGAGAAGCATCCTGACGAACATTCTGTCCCTGCTGGGAGACATGGACCTCATTAG CTGTAAGAAAGTGAGCAGGACGTGGAGGAAGATCATCTGTGATGATACAGCAGCTCTGAACAGGTGTCAACAAGCAGAGTACGCACTCAGG gagtCAAGGAGCTCTCTGAGACAAAGTGCAGGTGGCCTGACAAGAGATGTGGCCGTGTCGAGGGTGGTGCTGTCCTGCATGCAGACCCTGGCCTCCTCAAGCACTCAATCATCTTTatcctcttcctcatccacCCCAAGCTGCAAGGTCAACAGACGGACGCTCCCTGCTCAGAAGAGCGGTACACCCAACAGCACACGCTTCAATGAATACATGCAG GCCGCCAGCAATCTGAAGCAGCATGAGTCTTTGCGACCCTGCAGACGCTGCGGGTCACCAGCAACACATACCACCGAGGTTCAGAGGGCCAAATGTTCACGCCCAAGCTGCCTCTTTGACTTCTGCACCATCTGCCAGGAGTCCTACCACGGCTCGACCCCCTGCAGAGTAGTGCAGCCCCGATCCCACTTCTCCTCCACCAAGACCACACCAATCATACCAGGCAGCGCTCGCAGCAAAAGGAGCATTAGGCGCCTGTGA
- the mtrf1l gene encoding peptide chain release factor 1-like, mitochondrial has protein sequence MAYRRALNLLPRGKQCMFSVFQKPPMGISQTLRFHINNQCSRTRNLHTATPLMVAKLLSVEELFAMRSLQGYLKKMETEYSECLRVVNSSETREQYSEDELRAKRTKASLLAPLIQSIRELEAKQKDVAETEMLMKDEDPALRELAELERESCLQDIQDLSQKILDLLIPEEDAEMNDLVLEVTAGVGGQEAMLFTAEVFDMYQGYAQYHGWSFDLLEHMTSDIGGLRHASASISGPQCYKRMKFEAGVHRVQRVPKTEKQGRMHTSTMTVAVLPQPTEISFTINPKDLRIETKRASGAGGQHVNTTDSAVRMVHLPTGVVAECQQERSQLKNREKAMQALRAKLYSMKLEEATSKRYNQRKVQIGTRGRSEKIRTYNFAQDRVTDHRIGMTVHDIKSFLLGEDLLEEMNSSLQEFSNQEVLMELLEESNQDSS, from the exons ATGGCTTACAGAAGAGCCCTAAACCTTCTTCCGAGAGGAAAGCAGTGCATGTTTAGTGTTTTCCAGAAGCCACCAATGGGCATCAGTCAAACTCTTAGATTCCACATTAATAATCAGTGTAGCAGAACAAGAAATCTTCACACTGCTACACCACTGATGGTGGCCAAGTTACTGTCGGTGGAGGAGCTTTTTGCCATGAGGTCTCTGCAGGGATACCTGAAGAAGATGGAGACGGAGTACAGTGAATGTTTGAGAGTGGTCAACAGCAGTGAGACAAGGGAGCAGTACAGTGAAGACGAACTGAGGGCCAAGAGGACCAAAGCGTCCCTGCTGGCTCCTCTCATCCAGAGCATCAGAGAGCTCGAGGCCAAACAAAAAGACGTCGCTGAGACTGAGATGCTCATGAAAG ATGAAGACCCAGCTCTGCGAGAACTGGCAGAGCTGGAAAGAGAAAGCTGTTTGCAAGATATCCAAGATCTTAGTCAAAAG ATCCTGGATCTGTTGATCCCTGAGGAGGACGCAGAGATGAACGACCTCGTCCTGGAGGTTACAGCTGGTGTTGGGGGTCAGGAGGCCATGCTGTTCACTGCTGAG GTTTTTGACATGTACCAGGGCTACGCTCAGTACCACGGCTGGTCCTTTGACCTCCTGGAGCACATGACCAGCGACATAG GTGGACTACGTCACGCCTCGGCCAGCATCAGTGGCCCTCAGTGCTACAAGAGGATGAAGTTTGAGGCCGGAGTCCATCGAGTTCAGAGGGTTCCCAAGACTGAAAAACAGGGCAGAATGCACACCAGCACCATGACCGTAGCTGTGCTGCCCCAACCCACTGAG ATTTCTTTCACGATTAACCCGAAGGACCTGAGGATAGAAACTAAGAGAGCGAGTGGAGCTGGAGGTCAACATGTCAACACCACAGACAGCGCAGTCAGAATGGTCCATCTGCCAACAG gtgtGGTTGCAGAGTGCCAGCAGGAACGGTCCCAGCTGAAGAACAGGGAGAAAGCCATGCAGGCACTGAGAGCAAAACTGTACAGCATGAAGCTGGAGGAGGCGACCAGCAAACGCTACAACCAGCGTAAAGTACAG atTGGCACCAGAGGCAGATCAGAGAAGATTCGAACCTATAACTTCGCCCAGGACCGAGTAACAGACCACCGGATCGGCATGACTGTGCACGACATCAAGAGCTTCCTGCTGGGAGAGgatctgctggaggagatgaacTCGTCTCTGCAGGAGTTCTCCAACCAGGAGGTGCTCATGGAACTGCTAGAAGAAAGCAACCAGGACAGCTCATGA